One window of the Pyxicephalus adspersus chromosome 5, UCB_Pads_2.0, whole genome shotgun sequence genome contains the following:
- the LOC140331654 gene encoding E3 ubiquitin-protein ligase UHRF1-like: MWIQVRTMDGGQTELFDNLSKLTKVEELRQRIQEVFEVELERQRLFYRGKQMEDGHTLFDYSVGLNDIVQLLIKQIPVSVPVAEEEDKNEEAMMAEIEPEDEPLSTEHTELALYKPEQLVDARDLNMGAWFEAQVVKVTRKPASEEFIYHIRYEDYPENGVVQLTEKDVRPRARTKLKWEELVVGHVVMVNYNPDDPKEKGYWYDGEILKKRATRTIKEVYAKVLLGDAGDSLDNCKIRFVDEIYKIEEPGSVDPSEAPPKRQNGPECKHCKDDPKVKCHVCACHACGGKQDPDKQLLCDECDMAFHMKCLDPPLSALPDEDWYCPGCRIDTSEVVLAGEKLKESKRKAKMPSASSSCQRDWGKGMACVGRTKECTIVPSNHFGPIPGVPVGTMWKFRVQVSESGVHRPHVAGIHGRGNDGSYSLVLAGGYEDDADNGTEFTYTGSGGRDLSGNKRTAEQSCDQKLTNMNRALALNCNAPINDKQGSVAKDWRAGKPVRVVRSSKGRKHSKYAPEEGNRYDGIYKVVKYWPQKGKSGFLVWRYLLRRDDEEPAPWTREGKERIKKLGLTMQYPEGYLESVANKEREKENDAGASELETPGKRKRKSENSKALVPSAGTPKKTKVELYKLTSEQKSLIQKDDLNSKLWKEVMSFLKEGPNFIKKVEETFLCICCQEVVYEPITTECLHNICKSCLDRSFKASVHTCPACRFDLGKNHNMNVNKALQAVLSQLFPGYERGR; encoded by the coding sequence ATGTGGATCCAGGTGCGAACTATGGACGGCGGGCAGACTGAGCTGTTTGATAACCTTTCCAAGCTGACCAAGGTGGAGGAGCTGCGGCAGCGGATCCAGGAGGTGTTTGAGGTAGAGTTGGAGCGGCAGCGGCTCTTCTACCGAGGGAAGCAGATGGAAGACGGACACACGTTGTTTGATTACAGCGTCGGGCTGAATGACATCGTGCAGCTGCTGATCAAGCAGATCCCCGTGAGTGTCCCGGTTGCTGAGGAAGAAGATAAGAACGAGGAGGCCATGATGGCGGAGATTGAACCGGAGGACGAGCCTCTCTCTACCGAGCACACCGAGCTGGCCTTATACAAACCCGAACAGCTGGTGGACGCCCGGGACCTGAATATGGGCGCCTGGTTCGAGGCTCAGGTGGTGAAGGTGACCCGGAAACCGGCTTCTGAGGAATTCATCTACCACATCCGGTATGAGGATTATCCTGAGAATGGGGTCGTTCAGCTGACTGAGAAGGATGTCAGGCCCAGGGCCAGGACCAAGCTGAAGTGGGAGGAGCTTGTGGTGGGTCACGTGGTCATGGTCAACTATAACCCTGATGACCCCAAAGAGAAAGGCTACTGGTATGATGGTGAGATCCTAAAAAAGAGGGCGACCCGTACTATCAAAGAGGTCTACGCCAAAGTATTGCTGGGGGATGCTGGCGACTCCCTGGACAACTGCAAAATCCGCTTTGTTGATGAGATCTATAAGATAGAAGAACCCGGCAGCGTTGACCCATCTGAGGCCCCTCCGAAACGTCAGAATGGACCGGAATGCAAACACTGCAAGGATGACCCCAAGGTGAAGTGTCACGTGTGTGCCTGCCACGCCTGCGGGGGTAAACAGGATCCTGATAAGCAGCTGTTATGTGATGAATGCGATATGGCCTTTCATATGAAATGCCTTGATCCTCCTTTGTCTGCCCTGCCTGATGAAGACTGGTACTGCCCAGGGTGTAGAATCGATACCAGCGAAGTGGTCCTGGCCGGAGAAAAACTGAAGGAGAGTAAAAGAAAAGCTAAGATGCCATCGGCTTCTTCCTCATGCCAGAGAGACTGGGGCAAAGGCATGGCATGCGTTGGGCGTACTAAAGAATGCACCATTGTTCCATCCAATCATTTCGGACCTATTCCTGGCGTACCTGTTGGCACCATGTGGAAATTCAGAGTTCAAGTAAGTGAATCTGGCGTGCACAGGCCGCATGTAGCTGGCATTCATGGAAGAGGGAACGACGGCTCCTATTCTCTTGTGTTGGCAGGAGGATACGAGGATGACGCAGACAATGGAACAGAGTTCACTTACACCGGCAGTGGAGGTCGTGATCTCTCTGGGAACAAACGTACCGCTGAGCAATCTTGTGACCAGAAACTAACCAACATGAACCGAGCCCTTGCCCTAAACTGCAATGCGCCCATCAATGACAAGCAAGGCTCTGTGGCCAAGGACTGGCGTGCTGGGAAGCCTGTGCGTGTTGTGCGTAGCTCCAAAGGGAGGAAACATAGCAAATATGCCCCAGAGGAAGGTAACCGATATGATGGAATTTACAAAGTGGTCAAGTACTGGCCTCAAAAGGGGAAGTCGGGGTTCCTCGTTTGGCGTTACCTGCTCAGAAGAGACGACGAAGAGCCTGCCCCATGGACCAGGGAGGGCAAAGAACGTATTAAGAAACTGGGCCTGACTATGCAGTACCCAGAGGGTTACCTAGAATCTGTTGctaataaagaaagagaaaaggaaaatgatgctGGTGCCAGTGAGCTTGAAACTCCCggcaaaaggaaaaggaaatctgAGAATTCTAAAGCTCTGGTGCCATCTGCTGGCACACCAAAGAAAACCAAAGTGGAATTGTACAAACTCACTTCTGAGCAAAAATCCCTGATCCAGAAAGATGATCTTAACAGCAAGCTATGGAAGGAAGTCATGAGTTTCCTTAAAGAAGGaccaaactttattaaaaaagtggAAGAGACCTTCTTATGCATCTGCTGCCAAGAAGTGGTGTATGAACCAATAACAACGGAGTGCCTGCATAATATCTGCAAGAGCTGCCTTGACCGCTCATTTAAAGCCTCCGTGCATACGTGTCCTGCTTGCAGATTTGACCTGGGCAAAAACCACAACATGAATGTAAACAAAGCACTGCAAGCTGTTCTCAGCCAGCTCTTCCCTGGCTATGAGAGAGGAagataa